In the genome of Acidimicrobiia bacterium, one region contains:
- a CDS encoding GNAT family N-acetyltransferase, with amino-acid sequence MSVAASRGAEPTEVVDLAPLVGEPDGLRAEWNALAADCPGTSYFQTADWVWSWWETVALRPPTRVACWRAPDGTLEAVAAVSSGRVALHRRLRLSVRALTLAGSGPGDADHCGAIAREDRREDVARWLHDVADRSTLVAEALDPDEGIAPRGARLLERMPCPVLSMTASDGPGGSTTHRSSLRKYARRAERAGIAFEWFAPATVTTAIVDALFELHSARRESRRASTTLGPLHRDLLLRCCERADADRGPVAVVARRDGDVIGVLLGFGWQRGVALYQKGWHPDYASLSIGSLLVAEAVDAAVARGVETVDFLRGTEDYKFRFGAIVREDRTMVVPSGAVGALLVARSRVMVRREARAPWRRAESPL; translated from the coding sequence GTGAGCGTCGCCGCGTCGCGCGGCGCGGAACCGACGGAGGTCGTCGACCTCGCGCCGTTGGTCGGCGAACCCGACGGCTTGCGTGCCGAGTGGAACGCGCTCGCAGCCGACTGCCCGGGCACGTCGTACTTCCAGACGGCGGACTGGGTGTGGAGCTGGTGGGAGACGGTCGCGCTCCGGCCGCCGACGCGCGTCGCGTGCTGGCGCGCGCCCGACGGCACGCTCGAAGCCGTCGCCGCCGTGAGCTCGGGACGCGTCGCGCTCCATCGCCGGCTCCGTCTCTCCGTGCGCGCGCTCACACTCGCCGGTAGCGGCCCCGGCGACGCCGATCACTGCGGTGCGATCGCGCGCGAGGACCGGCGGGAAGACGTCGCGCGCTGGCTTCACGACGTTGCCGATCGGAGCACGCTCGTCGCCGAGGCGCTCGACCCGGACGAAGGGATCGCGCCGCGCGGTGCGCGCCTCTTGGAGCGCATGCCGTGCCCCGTGTTGTCGATGACGGCTTCAGACGGGCCCGGCGGGTCGACGACCCACCGCAGCTCGCTCCGCAAGTACGCGCGCCGCGCCGAGCGTGCGGGCATCGCGTTCGAGTGGTTCGCACCCGCGACGGTGACGACCGCGATCGTCGACGCGCTGTTCGAGCTGCACTCGGCGCGCCGCGAGAGCCGGCGCGCGTCGACCACGCTCGGGCCGCTCCACCGCGATCTTCTGTTGCGGTGCTGCGAGCGCGCGGATGCGGATCGCGGCCCGGTCGCGGTGGTCGCGCGTCGAGACGGCGACGTGATCGGCGTGCTCCTCGGCTTCGGCTGGCAGCGCGGCGTCGCGCTGTACCAGAAGGGCTGGCACCCCGACTACGCCTCGTTGAGCATCGGCAGCCTGCTCGTCGCGGAAGCGGTCGACGCCGCGGTCGCGCGTGGCGTCGAGACCGTCGACTTCCTGCGCGGCACCGAGGACTACAAGTTCCGCTTCGGCGCCATCGTGCGCGAGGACCGCACGATGGTGGTGCCGTCGGGCGCGGTCGGCGCGTTGCTCGTCGCGCGGAGCCGGGTCATGGTGCGGCGCGAAGCGCGGGCACCGTGGCGGCGCGCGGAGTCGCCCCT